In the genome of Waddliaceae bacterium, one region contains:
- a CDS encoding DUF1207 domain-containing protein codes for MKKNIVVLLFCAVMVCVGGSIFGADDVKAEASQRGEWLPSGSELFKPPIADPRIVSYSAGYRVSDSVISHYVAAVSFGEPIPLYRFNEVSIGEFAGALQIDLEPGIWSVFDTNRRSLPLINTDFSIGVVATYAFDMWSFRARLSHVSTHLGDEYVINESITDTQRLNVSNETFDVMASYKVSDDLRFFAGLGYILNSNKEFTIQPLFIEYGGEAYFCEYTDAKRKLVHKPFFALYIKNKEDVRFSPDINYCVGVETDKTDSTGKRLRVMAEYHDGYSQEGQFMRDKTQYFTLKFSFGY; via the coding sequence ATGAAGAAGAATATTGTAGTGTTACTATTTTGTGCTGTGATGGTATGTGTTGGTGGGAGTATTTTTGGTGCTGACGACGTTAAGGCGGAGGCGTCGCAACGTGGAGAGTGGCTACCTAGTGGTTCAGAGCTTTTCAAGCCACCTATTGCCGACCCACGTATAGTATCGTATTCTGCGGGGTATCGTGTCAGCGACAGTGTTATTAGCCATTATGTTGCAGCGGTATCGTTTGGCGAGCCTATCCCTTTATATCGTTTTAATGAAGTATCGATAGGGGAGTTTGCAGGGGCGTTGCAGATCGACCTCGAGCCGGGGATATGGTCTGTCTTTGACACCAACAGAAGATCTTTACCTTTGATAAACACTGATTTTTCCATAGGGGTCGTTGCCACTTATGCTTTCGATATGTGGTCATTCCGCGCAAGGCTTTCTCATGTGTCTACTCATCTTGGCGACGAATACGTCATTAATGAAAGCATCACCGACACTCAGAGGCTTAACGTCAGCAATGAGACCTTTGACGTCATGGCGTCATATAAAGTCTCTGACGACCTTCGTTTCTTTGCTGGGCTGGGGTATATTCTTAATAGCAACAAAGAATTTACCATACAGCCGCTTTTCATAGAATATGGTGGAGAGGCGTATTTCTGCGAATACACCGACGCCAAGCGTAAGCTCGTCCACAAGCCTTTCTTTGCGTTGTATATCAAGAACAAAGAAGACGTACGCTTTAGCCCTGATATCAACTACTGTGTTGGTGTTGAGACAGACAAGACCGACAGTACCGGCAAGAGACTACGTGTCATGGCGGAATACCACGATGGCTATTCCCAAGAAGGGCAGTTTATGCGTGACAAGACGCAGTACTTCACCCTGAAATTCTCATTTGGTTACTAA